One region of Stigmatella erecta genomic DNA includes:
- a CDS encoding L,D-transpeptidase family protein, whose translation MAPPLALAGPPVLEADFGAFAEAFDEDPEAEEPGPEEAELEPGPEIELGLDLRDAVEEEPPPGERLFQADTRSLRAKRSIAVRTEPRQDAPSLGTLAQDMRVTWKQAVKGPGCTAWVEIEPRGWICERYLESNWREPRVREMPLLSPGELTPGAYAHVSRRARVYASLGEARRRLRGRRVKGSVTVKLTSEVRLGRRRVWRTSEGQYIDARFLRRYTPSEFVGLGREALEGLPPLLAWAQSRTAPREPVDVREGPEATSGRKAVLAPRTVVALQGFSEDGQWARLAEDQWVASTDLHQLRAAPALADLLPGERWLDVDLTEQVLVAYEGVKPVYATLISSGMRAHETPVGVFRIWLKSAEAHMTGAAGRSRYRVATVPWTMFFQGNFALHTAYWHDRWGEPVSHGCINLSPRDARALYRWTGPEVPQGWSMAYGTGDLMGSRIRVRQGLEPTGDVPLPVAVSTAAPE comes from the coding sequence ATGGCCCCTCCCCTGGCGTTGGCGGGCCCGCCGGTCCTGGAGGCGGATTTCGGGGCCTTCGCCGAAGCGTTCGACGAAGACCCTGAGGCGGAGGAGCCCGGGCCGGAGGAGGCGGAGCTGGAGCCTGGACCGGAGATCGAACTGGGGCTCGATCTGCGCGACGCCGTCGAGGAGGAGCCACCGCCCGGAGAGCGCCTGTTCCAGGCAGACACGCGCTCTCTGCGCGCCAAGCGCTCCATCGCCGTGCGCACCGAGCCCCGGCAGGATGCCCCTTCCCTGGGAACACTCGCCCAGGACATGCGGGTGACCTGGAAGCAGGCGGTGAAGGGGCCTGGCTGCACCGCGTGGGTGGAGATCGAACCACGGGGATGGATCTGCGAGCGCTACCTGGAATCGAACTGGCGGGAGCCCCGGGTCCGGGAAATGCCCCTGCTCTCGCCCGGGGAGCTGACGCCCGGGGCGTATGCGCACGTCAGCCGCCGGGCGCGCGTCTACGCGAGCCTGGGCGAGGCCCGGCGGCGTCTGCGGGGCCGCCGGGTGAAGGGCTCGGTGACGGTCAAGCTCACCTCCGAGGTCCGCCTGGGCCGCCGCCGCGTCTGGCGCACCTCGGAGGGGCAGTACATCGACGCGCGGTTCCTGCGGCGCTACACCCCTTCGGAGTTCGTGGGGCTCGGCCGAGAGGCCCTGGAGGGGCTGCCCCCGCTCCTCGCCTGGGCACAATCCCGGACCGCCCCCCGGGAGCCCGTCGACGTGCGGGAGGGGCCTGAGGCCACCTCCGGGCGGAAAGCCGTGCTCGCCCCTCGCACCGTGGTGGCCCTCCAGGGATTCTCCGAGGACGGACAGTGGGCGCGCCTCGCGGAAGACCAATGGGTGGCGTCCACGGACCTGCACCAGCTCCGCGCGGCGCCCGCCCTGGCGGACCTTCTGCCCGGGGAGCGGTGGCTGGACGTCGACCTGACGGAGCAGGTGCTGGTGGCCTACGAGGGGGTGAAGCCCGTATATGCGACGCTCATCTCCTCGGGAATGCGCGCACATGAGACGCCCGTGGGCGTCTTTCGCATCTGGCTCAAATCCGCCGAGGCGCACATGACGGGCGCGGCGGGACGCAGCCGGTACCGGGTGGCGACCGTGCCCTGGACGATGTTCTTCCAGGGCAACTTCGCCCTGCACACGGCGTACTGGCACGACCGGTGGGGCGAGCCCGTGAGCCACGGCTGCATCAACCTCTCGCCCAGGGATGCGCGGGCGCTCTACCGCTGGACGGGACCGGAGGTGCCCCAGGGCTGGTCCATGGCCTATGGCACGGGGGACCTGATGGGCTCCCGTATCCGGGTCCGCCAGGGCCTGGAGCCCACCGGGGACGTTCCCCTGCCGGTCGCCGTCTCCACGGCTGCCCCGGAATAG
- the miaE gene encoding tRNA isopentenyl-2-thiomethyl-A-37 hydroxylase MiaE: MAARGLTFNRDGGDPYAQGLQELIRTPSPERRVDRLLVAAIIEARSCERLSLLAEGLEDPALRRFYGELAQSTDGHQSLFYRLTVTASGDEAAVKERLEGAAGGRGSGGGRRGPARGHPLRLLGRPGKSGHWLVTARPAERFASVLLRVR; the protein is encoded by the coding sequence ATGGCTGCCCGGGGGCTCACCTTCAACCGCGATGGCGGAGACCCCTATGCACAGGGGCTCCAGGAGCTCATCCGCACCCCCTCCCCGGAGCGCCGCGTGGACCGGCTCCTGGTGGCCGCCATCATCGAGGCCCGCTCCTGCGAGCGCCTGTCCCTGCTTGCTGAAGGCCTGGAGGACCCCGCACTGCGCCGCTTCTACGGGGAGCTGGCTCAGTCCACGGACGGGCACCAGTCCCTCTTCTACCGCCTGACCGTCACAGCCTCCGGAGACGAGGCTGCCGTTAAAGAGCGGCTTGAAGGCGCTGCTGGCGGGCGAGGCTCAGGTGGTGGCCGCCGTGGGCCTGCGCGCGGCCATCCACTGAGACTCCTGGGGAGACCAGGGAAATCTGGCCATTGGCTCGTCACGGCGCGACCTGCTGAGAGGTTTGCTTCCGTCTTGTTGCGGGTTCGATAG
- a CDS encoding double-CXXCG motif protein yields the protein MREIVEFRIAEERAQQFLESDLGVRLGDSIRKVVLPLNDERVQRIGKLEQEHQRKGRAFFTYWQIHRRYSKGELQSAELLKLVLRAHFEPTGAMCGTVYDESRECRHCGAGTRQLSDLILDARSLPKGKDIARSIAGEIVVSSRLVEACREHGIRGAEFRPVMHRGSKGLKPSSWSQLVMTSKPLRLTGTTVTGNDLFDLDEKNEYRCPQGHTAGLRQISELYVQRRSWDGSDWCRTDKLLGLRRGELRPEPKVLISQKLCQLLVGMKAKGFEIEMAHVEGPRLSVLSP from the coding sequence ATGCGCGAAATCGTCGAGTTCCGCATCGCCGAGGAGCGTGCGCAGCAGTTCTTGGAATCCGATCTAGGGGTGCGGCTTGGGGATTCTATTCGGAAAGTGGTATTGCCCCTGAATGACGAGCGCGTTCAGCGGATCGGAAAGCTTGAGCAAGAGCACCAACGAAAAGGCCGTGCCTTCTTCACCTACTGGCAGATTCATCGGCGTTACTCGAAAGGCGAACTTCAGTCGGCGGAATTGCTGAAGCTGGTGCTTCGCGCGCACTTCGAGCCTACAGGCGCCATGTGCGGTACGGTGTACGATGAATCGCGCGAGTGTAGACACTGCGGGGCAGGGACTCGGCAGCTGTCGGACCTCATCCTTGATGCCCGCAGCCTCCCCAAGGGCAAGGACATTGCTCGCTCCATTGCTGGGGAGATTGTTGTCTCCTCTAGGCTGGTGGAGGCCTGCCGAGAGCATGGGATTAGAGGAGCGGAGTTTCGGCCTGTGATGCACCGAGGAAGCAAGGGACTCAAGCCCTCAAGTTGGAGTCAGCTCGTCATGACGTCCAAGCCGCTGCGGCTCACTGGCACGACTGTGACTGGCAATGACCTCTTCGATCTAGACGAGAAGAACGAGTACCGGTGTCCCCAAGGGCATACAGCGGGGCTACGCCAGATTTCCGAGCTGTATGTGCAGCGGAGAAGCTGGGACGGGAGCGACTGGTGCCGTACGGACAAGCTATTGGGTCTTCGCCGCGGAGAACTGCGCCCGGAGCCGAAGGTTTTGATCTCCCAGAAGTTGTGCCAGTTACTCGTGGGCATGAAGGCCAAGGGCTTCGAGATTGAGATGGCTCATGTCGAAGGACCGCGACTGAGCGTCCTGTCACCTTGA